CCATTTTAGCTGCCGTTATCATTGGTTCATCTGCCAATAGCCAAGAtaatagtcatcatcataataaaaatgacgaAATAGTGAGCTTCGAGTTGCCCACCGAAACCGAAACCGATACTCATactcatcataatcaacaacaacgacaatcgCAAGTTCAACATCTGCATCATGAAATATCGCCACCGATCAAGcgacaaatttcaaataatccTAACTATCAATATTATAATCTTGAGCTGCCAAATACAAACACTACGAATTTTGTAAGTTATTAGCAAATTGTTGTCGAGATTTAATTTaatacaatttcattttatcattttcatagcAATTACCACCTGTTGAGGATCATTttatccattatcatcaaccacAATCACAGCCTTCACGTGATCAAACACAGCCGCAACCtgttcatcgtcatcattcactttctaatcatcataatcagcaGCCACAACAAGCGCAATATCATCAACCACAGCCACAATATATCCAACCACAATCACAATCGGCTAGCAACCAggatcaattcaattcgattcgtCGTTATCCACagtttcaacaaaatcaaccgCTAACAAATAATGAGCCATTGATTTCAGTCATAAGCGGTgcaaatcaatttcatccatCTCAATCGGTCTCATGGAATCCACCACCAACGCattttccaccaccaccaatatcGCCACCtcaatcatcttcatcatcttcagtTTTGAATTCAGCTCAagcaccatcatcattgcccgATTCGATCAGTAATATTCCACAAAATTctccacaatcatcaattgtatcatcatcacaatcgaaTGCCAATCAATTTAATGCTCAGCTGGTTGATTCTTCCAACAACCAACGAACAAATTCACGAAGTCAGTCTCAATCGTTTTCGCCATCAAAACCAAGTGAATCTTCAGTACAATCACAGCCCGCTTATCCATTCCAATATGAAGATTTGCAATCAAATGCAAATAAATCGAGAATAAATTTTCGACCGGGTAATCATAATTTATTGGCCCCGATTTCcgaaccaccaccaccagcaccagATTCTACGCCAATACCAACTCGATCAACAGTTCCACCATCGTCAACACCAGCCATAGCCAATAAGACAGCTCCAACAAATAGTAGcgataataaaaaagatgatgtCGTTAtctattattactattattatgatgatgacaaaaatgcaaaaaatgaTCCGAACAATGAACTAGATGCTATTCCTTCTTTAGAAGGATTTGATGGTGGTGTTAATTCCCAATCACAACcaccgtcatcatcacattcacAATCGACTGTTGGTAATCCACCGGGTAAAATCCTTGTTAAACAACCGGCTGATTCtcataaaatgatgacagATCTACATTCTGGTGCCAACGTTAAACCACTTGATATATCGGCAATTTTAAATCCATCTACGTCAAATTCCGAACATAGAAAGCCAACTCAACCACAgcagcaatcatcatcacaaccaATCACATCGACATCAGctcaaattcaacaaccgTCACAACCTTCTATTTTGCCACCAATAACTAATCATACGAGCCTTGTGTCAAACATTTTCCGATATGGAAATCAGCAACAATCACAACCTGTAACAATATCTACTCCTCAAGCTCCATCTCAATTGCCATCACATtttgaaccagaaaaaattcaaccacAGTTTATAGGTATCGAAAAATTACCAGAACACGATCAACCTCGTATTTCTTCGCCTCAAATACCGGCCAGTACTGCAGTTCCAACCTTAACTTCACGAACATCAACTTTACAGCAATATTCAACTACCACTTCCGCCCGACCACGATTCACGActaccacaacaacaacaacaacaacaactccTACGCCAAGTACAACGGAAGCATCGACAACAACTGAATCACCACGTAGACGTTTTGGTAATCGCCGACCTGGATTCGGGGCTCCAAACCGTTCTACTCCATCATATAGAAATCGGTTATCAACTACAACTACTACAACTACAACCACTTCAGCACCACCACGAACATTTACACGAGCTCCGCCTGTTAGCTATAATAATCCAGCGGCCGTTAATCTTCGCCGTAATCGTCCATTATCTAATAATCGATTCCGTCGTCCACAACGCCCGGGATTCGGTTCACCCATAAATGATGAACGCCATTCTGGAGATGACCAACAAGGTGATGGCAAAGAACAAAATCCCTCTTCAACGTctacaacaactacaacaacaacagccgcACCACATCGCACAGCACAAGATCAATCATCACCTTCATCTAGACGTTTCGGTAATCGAGGGCGATATGGAGGACGAGGTAGTTATCAACCACAACCAAGTACTGGACGGCCGAGTACAGAAGCATCATCAAGTACGACTGATACTGCTACACAATCTACCACAAGACGTCCAAGCGTTTATGCAAGCCGTAATCGACCCCAACttcgtggtggtggtggtcgatTACCGTTCTTACGAAATCGAAATCGCAATCAACCTGAAGAACAATCAGCCATTTCATCTACAACGGAAACCACTGTGGCCGCTTCTGTTTCTGCAGCTTCAGACGACCAAGGAAATGCTGGTGGAAACGAtgaaacagcagcagcagctgctATAGAATCGGGTTCACAGCCAGCATCTGGAAATAGTGATTCTGATTTAGAATCACAACCTGCTTTAGGTgaatcatctttatcatcaaccccatcatcatcaactgaACGGCCTAAAATCGGTGGTGGACGACAACGACCTGCATTGTTTGGAAATCGACCAAGGCCAAATCTATTTGGACGAAGAGCTCCAACGCCAGCTCAAAGTGCCTAAATCTAAACATGACTGttttaaacaaattgaaaggccatttaatttcattctatttatttctattttttacgatttggatttttcaaCTATTGGATATtcgattaatttttaataattattcatttgtatttattttcagATTTTCAATCACTATTATATCGTGTTTATGtacaaaatcaaagaaaaaatcaaccatataagcgaaaaaaaattcgaatcatttattttcggatcaatatttttgagtaaatttacaaattaaatttcttaataataaaaaattcagttAATTGAACCGTTGAgttatgttatttttttctcattgacaAAATGCTTGGAATGTTTAGAATGATTGTCTGATGTCTAGGAGATTGTGATATAAATagattgatgttgatgatgttcatgGCCATTATTGATATAAATATCATTCGaagtgtatgatgatgatcgcaTTTTTTAGCTTTGCCTCCAGTTGAATGTAGTTCGTTCTATATATACatataaaatgatcaacaattggATTGTACCCAAAATTGTAGCTTAATTgtcattgaatattttgtcaAAATCATTGCATTGTAATAAGATGCGAATTTTAACCAAAGGATTCGGCTAATGATAAGGATGTCGCCCGTGGTGACGGgattgtgattttttcaacGATTGGAAATGGCCATACAAATTACGGTCGAAGATCATTTCATCCCATATCTAGTGCTCATTTTTAACGTGTTTATAGCACATTTAGCtcgatcaatttcaattcgcATTTTACCTATTAacattcatattattataaatgaattaatttcaaCTATAGAATTATGTGCCTGCTGTGCTGAACTTGGACCAGTTTGGGAATTACATGGTAATCATGGTATAGCTATAGCATTATTTCTTTTATGTGTTTGGTGGTGTCAAGCATGGGGAGATGCAGAAGCCTGTCCTTGTGGTCCGGTAGAAGAAATGTTCATAATGGGAAGATCGATTAATTCGCCAGacttgataaaaaaattaacggGACAATTATTAGGCGCATGGCTCACTTGGAAGTAAatgctaaaaaaaataaacataaacaaaatttattaagTTGTAAAATCTGTTTCTGTTTAGATATACTTCTTGGATCTGGTGTTGGCATTTAACcgaacaacatcatcatctacatgAGGCCCCATGTGAAGCATCGTTATATGTTTCACCTCTATATGGTGCTTTGATCGAAGGTCTAATCACATTTATTAGCCGTATCGTTGCGCTTGAATCGGAAAAATGGAATCACATCATTTCAACTGTGGCTAATTCAATGACAAGTGTATTACTCGTTTTATTCGGTAAGATATCAATCGATCGTACGAAATTATATtaataaacataaaaattaataaaaattaaaatagcACTCAATACAACTGGTGGTTTTTTCAATCCAATATTGGCTTCAGCTTTGATGATCGGCTGTAAAGGCAATACATATTGGGAACATTTTCAAGTTTATTGGTTCGGAGCTATGGTCGGCAGTTTGTTGGCTCGATGGAtacataataatttattggaTTCAAccacaatcaataaaaacaacaaatatgatTAAACTAAtgcaaaatcaaatttctaATCATATTGAACACGTGTTGAATAAAGTACAGATCGACGAAAAggtgttgatggtggtgtgGATGTGCCaaaagattttgttttctctggttgcctagatttttttccagtatGCGTTTGTGATAATATAATCGAACCATTACCATTGTGTTGAAGTGGCGAGGCAATTGAACAACGACTTAAAGAAAATTCACCGGCTCGGCGAACAAAACTGGATTCATCAAAACTGGTGCACAATGAAGTTAGCGAACGAATCGATTCGTTTGGTGTACGATCGTTTTTGTCTATATCAGTGTCTTCTAGTGGTATATGTGTCAAAATACCATTTGACCAACAAATAGTAATCAAACAACCAGGATCAACGTAATTGTCatgaaaattcatcgatAGACATCGAACGTTTTTTCCAGAAGTGAATGCCGGTTTGAGAATACGAAATGGTTGAATATTTAGGCCAGGATTTAAACTGGTGCTAAATATTGCTATTGTTTCCATAGGAtctaaaataaacaaatgttACAAAAATTCTCTTTATAAAACACAATACCTTGAAATGAAACCACCAATTTGGTGCATTTAATATCCCAGCATAACTGGTGAATAATCGGTAGAGAAGTTATGCCATcctgattgaaaaattgtcgTGTGTCAAGTATTAATGTACATTGATCACTGGAACCGCCACCAACGTCGTCGGCTTCGGCTCGATCATAAAATGTTAATGCAAAGATTTTGGATGATTGTTTAGGCACAAACAACATGATCATTCCGTTTGGTCGTAACCATACTGCAGTTTGACAGAGTTGTCGATTGTGTTCAGGGGGGAATGTCCAAAATTTGTAAGACCATTTAATCGATTCGAATACACAAATTGGTTTAGAGCGTAGGGTTGTCAAAGCCAATAGCCGTCGTCCATCAGGTGACCATTGAAGTGAGGTCAGTTGAggcaaatgaatcaatgatgaaagttGTTTCATTCGAATAGATTCGATTTTTGCCAATTGACATTTATCATCGAATCGACACAACGACAGTGAAGCATTACGGGGTGAACAACTGACCAACATATTGCCATTCATATTAAATGCTAAACTGGTAATTGGACTTTGTAGATGTGTATTCACGATTTGTAATGAAGGCTGCTGCCTGGTAGATAAAGATTCTGCTTTGACTTGAGCCAGTAAAGCTGGGGATGATTGAACAACATTCGTCGATAGGGATTCAAAACGCCAGATGAGTATCTTATCACGACAAGCCACAACCAATACATTATCCAATTTGGGATGCCAACACATTGAGGATATTTGTCtttgatgaacatttttcacGCATGTTATATGATTTAATGGCCGTTTATGATCGGCCGAATATACATAAATAAGATCATTGACTAATGCCAATGCACATCGAAGCGAGCTAGGATGCCAGACAAACGTACGTACTAGACCAGATTTCCACCCggaattcaaattgaattcatttaatagatcatcatcggaaTACTAATGATGGAACGAGGAGATATTAATAAATCACAACACAATTGTTATCGAAATTATAATTACCGTATCAAATGGATAGAAATACATATGAATTGCAAGATATATGGAATAAATTTGTAGGATGATTAAGGCAAATATGTACAACAATAATAGGCCATAATTTTTGCTATTCGTTGGTTTGCCAGAATGATTGTCAtcacttttttgttttgattgtcgATGATATTCATGATACGATTGtttaataaaattcaacataGAGATGAATCCTTTTGTGCGATAATGACGCAATAGACGAACAAAaagattttgatcatttcgCTCAACAAATATATCACGACAAAGATGTTCGGGTGCCAATGCTGGTTtcacaatatcatcattttgtattaAAATTCGAGGATATTTTTGTCCCTGTAATGAAAATGGTCataaatgaacaataaaattaatgTCATATTTACCATATGATTAATGAGATCAGAATCAACAAACGAATCATCAATCAGAATTTGTtccattgttgattgaacaatatttgaatttttaactTGATAATGAATATCAGCTGAACATGCACGCCGGTTTCATcagtcaaaaaaaacgaattattCTTAAAATAGTCGCCATCTGGTTTTTAAAGATGAATatacaatttattattcattatcgaTGTGGTATTTCTGCATACAGCTAGCATGCgtcaaaagaatttcaatttcccacccttttttttcttgattagTAGTAGCATTATAAATGAAGCTGAGGGCTAAATAAATGACTCATATGAAGCACTCATGCCACTTCTTTTTGTatatgtcatcattatcaacatttttgatCGATACTGCTGCAAACATGTTGATGTTATTCTTTGATGACGCGACCTCGAtcaaagtttgttttttttatcgctctaaatgaattgatgaattgattgaaatgattcaaacaatcaagaaagtcatttttcaataaccTTCAggttttattattgtcaataCTTAATCACAGTCATTATATTCATCTATAACTAATCAATATATCAactaatgaatgaatggatttaAAAAATCATAGGTTTCAACTATAGCTCTTAATGCAAGACAACTTGCATatttgtgtgcgtgtgtgtgtgtgtgtaatgtgCCTTGACGATGCAATTAacttttaatcatcatcaatccttttaatcatcatttgtgattATGGTTTCTTGTGTCATTTCAAGcctgttgtttttattgtggTTGGCTTTTATCGATTTCCacgttttcattattgaatctGTTGCATTTGAAACATATGATCCATTGATGAATCTATGAGCATTGATTTATGGTACAACCAATGTTCTGCTATTGTTCTACCAGATTGTTCGGCTCTTCGAATATATCCATTATGCTTTGATAAATGtatgttatttttattcttatcGGAATATTCGAATTGATACTTTTGATAATAGATGCATCATCTCGCACAACAATTCCAAAATCAATTCCCCAAACTATATATAACatagaaattcattcatttatataaatcggttttttttcaaatctcaCAATGTATGTAAATCAACACCGATTTACCGTGAATACTAGCAGCAGCATAGTATACTACCAATAATTTACCAGGAAAAATATACACATAGACcgtgaaaaatatttcctTCTcagaattcaattgaaatgtgCATGTATATAAGTGTTATACGCGCGTGTCAACACAACAAACAGTGTTTGATGAAAAGAGATGTATACCATATTGATGTGATATCTGGTGAACCAAAATGTTTTGACGCCGACTCTTCGTGAACCAGTTTTTATGATTACTGAAAATTGAAACTTCGAAAAACTCtttacatcaaaaaaaaactatagaAAACCAATAAAAATACCATCGAAAAGAAAACCGTCATTTTATGAATTGTCAAGTTAACCATTAAATGATGTACAGTTGAGACCAGATCAAAAAACTTTGGCAATATTATCATACgacaaatcaaatgtttgaatCCTCTTGGCATCTCAGCTTGGTCGTCTTCACATTTATACATAGCCATACAGTTCATATCAGTACAGCTCAGTCGTCACAGTTGTACATGTTGGTTTGGTTGCTTGGTGGCAATATACAGCTAGAAAACGACCAGAAAATTTCAGCTGCTTGTTAAGAATTGAATCCAGCCAACAATCAATcagttgatgaaaattttggcTGCTGCTATTGCACACCTCTATACAGAcacatcaaaattcaatctgCGGCTTTCTCTGTTGCATCCTTTTGCTgctgtctctctctcatgGTGTGTATTGACTGagtgtttgttttcatataaGCCAATTACAAAacagcaaaacaaaatccattTAGTTCtcttttcgatttttttccattctatgTCTATTAAGAAGcatgtttttctttgaattctgaattcttgataaataatttctttctcatttattttatcagatccatattctcatcatcattgtgattaTGACCACAGCACCGGCACTGAATTGTCAGTGTATATATATCGTAGTTGGTAGCTTCAAGTGATGTGATCCGATTCATtcgaacaacaaacaaacaatcgatGGACATGGCTGATTGACtttgttttcataataaaaaaattgatttattctttttaACCAATTTGTTtcgttcaatttcatcattgcaaTTTATGCAATAATCTTTCATCTAATTCAagttttatcattcatcaaaatctttAAACCCATCAACATAcgaaaatgttcaaatgtATACCGATATTTCGTGGCTGTAACCGCCAAATTGAAGTAATCGATAAACGCCATAGCAGCTTGCCAATTGTACCGGAAGATATATTCCGTTATGCAAGAACATTGGAAGAACTTCAGCTTGATGCCAATCATATACGTACATTGCCTAAGGTttgtgttcattttttttttgaattattaaagagaaaaacaaaaatttctcaaTGCAAATACAACAGATAtaacagaatgaaaaaagattactatcttgatgaatgataggacgaggtgattttttttcaaaattctaaTTGAAGATTATGACAGAGCTTTGTTTGGGCGTATACTTGCACTATTCTATCAATGCACAATATCTATCTTTTAGTTGCATAGTCACAACCTTACCTCTCCTTGTTTCAAGATTATAGATgagaattttgatttctttttacTACCGATTATTGGAGATCTCAACATTGTTTTATTTACGTATCAATAGATAGGTttgtttataataaaaaataaagcaAATTAGAGTgttgagaagaaaaatttattattcatgatagttcaataatgatttattcCTTATCTAAACAGATGATGAGTGCTCTAAAATTCGATGACTCAATTGTGAATCGACAATTATCTCTTTAATCATTTCATGGttatataaatattgatgTTGGCAAAAGTCTATAGTCTCAAATCtcatataatcataatgtttACCGTATGCGAACATTTCAAAAAAGTGTGCCAACTGTCCTATTACAATCTTCAACtgttattaataattttcagtACATTTGCAGCAGATTTTTAGTCATTCgtttattcaattgttggcgtaaaaatccaaattaGTTGCTGTCGCTCAATGGTGGTGTGGTgtattctggttttttttcctgataaCACTAAACAATTAGAATGTTTCATCTGGTCTGgaaattatatttattaatttgaaCTCGATTATTTGcaagtttatttttcatggaaaatgaaatgaaatgaagaaaaaataaaacctgttttttatcataatcttaaaaaaaatgttggaaCAAGTTTAatcgactttttttttagtttaggTTCTcatgaatttgattctttatttttgttgaaattgaatttttcaatcgataaatgaatatattgtttcaacaacaacaaaaaaaaacaatcgacccgaatatttttttttaatttccatAAATtctagtaaaaaaaacaatggcattggtttgatatttttgtctttcatttctttttgcaaatggcaaaataaatttgattctaACTcagatttattatcatcatcatcattatttcaattaaattaatgatgttgattctatttgattcatgcaattttcatttcaaacaattgCACATTACATATTCTCAAaatattctcatttttttcgatttattgTTTTAGTTGTAGCtctttgttatttatttatttaattaatttaatgataatatgacTAGAAAACGAATAATATGGGTAAAACAGTGTTGATTCATCGGTCATCTAACTGTATAGCAAATATCACTGACTGAATATTCAACActattctttttattataGAATCCATTCATTGTACACACAGAGTGATaatagaattgaaaatgacgTCAAGTTTTATTTATCTTGTAAACATTTGTAGATTTAACGAATAAGATTAAATTTTATgctttttcaattcaaaattctcATGTCAATAGAGTTTAATTTATAAtcgaattttgatgaattatttcctgaatgatgattaataaaaatatataacTGATGAAATGAGAGGTTTAGCTTGTCATTTGTGTTCGGCCGTGTTAAGTTGTTGAACTTGATGCTAAagtatgttgtttttttttgttgttgttattgccgGCGGGAAACTCCCCGTTAATATATATCACATTTAATTcgttcaaattcaatttatagcTAAATAAGATATTTTCATAGCAGCCATTTCTGGCAAAAAATATTCCGATTGAATGTGAGTGACAAGCTTACAATAGACTTTCgattgatcattcattttcactttgagcaacaacaacaaaaaaaaacaaaacaatactGTCATTAGACGTATGTCTTGTCAGGCTAGAAAAGCGactattgtcatcatcatgatcttgtcataattgaatgaatgatatccTTGATCGCCAATTATGGTCacagatgatgaaaattgtctttcatttttttttgaatacgAATGacaattagaatttttttgttttatcaatcagttgatggta
This window of the Dermatophagoides farinae isolate YC_2012a chromosome 3, ASM2471394v1, whole genome shotgun sequence genome carries:
- the LOC124494516 gene encoding uncharacterized protein LOC124494516 isoform X2 codes for the protein MLPHRTPFTIIIAILAAVIIGSSANSQDNSHHHNKNDEIVSFELPTETETDTHTHHNQQQRQSQVQHLHHEISPPIKRQISNNPNYQYYNLELPNTNTTNFQLPPVEDHFIHYHQPQSQPSRDQTQPQPVHRHHSLSNHHNQQPQQAQYHQPQPQYIQPQSQSASNQDQFNSIRRYPQFQQNQPLTNNEPLISVISGANQFHPSQSVSWNPPPTHFPPPPISPPQSSSSSSVLNSAQAPSSLPDSISNIPQNSPQSSIVSSSQSNANQFNAQLVDSSNNQRTNSRSQSQSFSPSKPSESSVQSQPAYPFQYEDLQSNANKSRINFRPGNHNLLAPISEPPPPAPDSTPIPTRSTVPPSSTPAIANKTAPTNSSDNKKDDVVIYYYYYYDDDKNAKNDPNNELDAIPSLEGFDGGVNSQSQPPSSSHSQSTVGNPPGKILVKQPADSHKMMTDLHSGANVKPLDISAILNPSTSNSEHRKPTQPQQQSSSQPITSTSAQIQQPSQPSILPPITNHTSLVSNIFRYGNQQQSQPVTISTPQAPSQLPSHFEPEKIQPQFIGIEKLPEHDQPRISSPQIPASTAVPTLTSRTSTLQQYSTTTSARPRFTTTTTTTTTTTPTPSTTEASTTTESPRRRFGNRRPGFGAPNRSTPSYRNRLSTTTTTTTTTSAPPRTFTRAPPVSYNNPAAVNLRRNRPLSNNRFRRPQRPGFGSPINDERHSGDDQQGDGKEQNPSSTSTTTTTTTAAPHRTAQDQSSPSSRRFGNRGRYGGRGSYQPQPSTGRPSTEASSSTTDTATQSTTRRPSVYASRNRPQLRGGGGRLPFLRNRNRNQPEEQSAISSTTETTVAASVSAASDDQGNAGGNDETAAAAAIESGSQPASGNSDSDLESQPALGESSLSSTPSSSTERPKIGGGRQRPALFGNRPRPNLFGRRAPTPAQSA
- the Aladin gene encoding aladin WD repeat nucleoporin translates to MEQILIDDSFVDSDLINHMGQKYPRILIQNDDIVKPALAPEHLCRDIFVERNDQNLFVRLLRHYRTKGFISMLNFIKQSYHEYHRQSKQKSDDNHSGKPTNSKNYGLLLLYIFALIILQIYSIYLAIHMYFYPFDTYSDDDLLNEFNLNSGWKSGLVRTFVWHPSSLRCALALVNDLIYVYSADHKRPLNHITCVKNVHQRQISSMCWHPKLDNVLVVACRDKILIWRFESLSTNVVQSSPALLAQVKAESLSTRQQPSLQIVNTHLQSPITSLAFNMNGNMLVSCSPRNASLSLCRFDDKCQLAKIESIRMKQLSSLIHLPQLTSLQWSPDGRRLLALTTLRSKPICVFESIKWSYKFWTFPPEHNRQLCQTAVWLRPNGMIMLFVPKQSSKIFALTFYDRAEADDVGGGSSDQCTLILDTRQFFNQDGITSLPIIHQLCWDIKCTKLVVSFQDPMETIAIFSTSLNPGLNIQPFRILKPAFTSGKNVRCLSMNFHDNYVDPGCLITICWSNGILTHIPLEDTDIDKNDRTPNESIRSLTSLCTSFDESSFVRRAGEFSLSRCSIASPLQHNGNGSIILSQTHTGKKSRQPEKTKSFGTSTPPSTPFRRSVLYSTRVQYD
- the AQP gene encoding aquaporin, coding for MAIQITVEDHFIPYLVLIFNVFIAHLARSISIRILPINIHIIINELISTIELCACCAELGPVWELHGNHGIAIALFLLCVWWCQAWGDAEACPCGPVEEMFIMGRSINSPDLIKKLTGQLLGAWLTWKYTSWIWCWHLTEQHHHLHEAPCEASLYVSPLYGALIEGLITFISRIVALESEKWNHIISTVANSMTSVLLVLFALNTTGGFFNPILASALMIGCKGNTYWEHFQVYWFGAMVGSLLARWIHNNLLDSTTINKNNKYD
- the LOC124494516 gene encoding uncharacterized protein LOC124494516 isoform X1; amino-acid sequence: MVLHQRSLVANMLPHRTPFTIIIAILAAVIIGSSANSQDNSHHHNKNDEIVSFELPTETETDTHTHHNQQQRQSQVQHLHHEISPPIKRQISNNPNYQYYNLELPNTNTTNFQLPPVEDHFIHYHQPQSQPSRDQTQPQPVHRHHSLSNHHNQQPQQAQYHQPQPQYIQPQSQSASNQDQFNSIRRYPQFQQNQPLTNNEPLISVISGANQFHPSQSVSWNPPPTHFPPPPISPPQSSSSSSVLNSAQAPSSLPDSISNIPQNSPQSSIVSSSQSNANQFNAQLVDSSNNQRTNSRSQSQSFSPSKPSESSVQSQPAYPFQYEDLQSNANKSRINFRPGNHNLLAPISEPPPPAPDSTPIPTRSTVPPSSTPAIANKTAPTNSSDNKKDDVVIYYYYYYDDDKNAKNDPNNELDAIPSLEGFDGGVNSQSQPPSSSHSQSTVGNPPGKILVKQPADSHKMMTDLHSGANVKPLDISAILNPSTSNSEHRKPTQPQQQSSSQPITSTSAQIQQPSQPSILPPITNHTSLVSNIFRYGNQQQSQPVTISTPQAPSQLPSHFEPEKIQPQFIGIEKLPEHDQPRISSPQIPASTAVPTLTSRTSTLQQYSTTTSARPRFTTTTTTTTTTTPTPSTTEASTTTESPRRRFGNRRPGFGAPNRSTPSYRNRLSTTTTTTTTTSAPPRTFTRAPPVSYNNPAAVNLRRNRPLSNNRFRRPQRPGFGSPINDERHSGDDQQGDGKEQNPSSTSTTTTTTTAAPHRTAQDQSSPSSRRFGNRGRYGGRGSYQPQPSTGRPSTEASSSTTDTATQSTTRRPSVYASRNRPQLRGGGGRLPFLRNRNRNQPEEQSAISSTTETTVAASVSAASDDQGNAGGNDETAAAAAIESGSQPASGNSDSDLESQPALGESSLSSTPSSSTERPKIGGGRQRPALFGNRPRPNLFGRRAPTPAQSA